The Dreissena polymorpha isolate Duluth1 chromosome 2, UMN_Dpol_1.0, whole genome shotgun sequence nucleotide sequence tcagcataataacaaaatgcgattggtcaattgaacaaaaataagctaatgaaaacgcttaaaaagtcaGGGTTTACTCTGCCAattgccaaattagccaatggctacaaataaggaaatttggctacaaaaaattccatttggctacaaAGTTTTCTGCATTTTCACCCATAAAATATCCAAGGTAATaagaattaagacataaaacggtaaatttggctacagaaaatttTGAGCCATAGGTAGTCCTGAAAGtacattacacatgtgtaagataaaaatattcgtaatggttatattacatgggaaacagggtatgtgCTAAATAAAATATCTGTTTGGGTTAAGCATGATATCTTTTGTGcaatagtgtatatatatatatacatgtatgtgtaaacaatgtgttttatttagTAGTACTTGCTGTGTTGCTACAtctaaatataataatactatatttgattgataatacatattaaatcatgttatttttgttaacagcttattaatgttttttttagctcacctgattgctcaggtgagcttttgtgaccagtttttgtccgtcatccgtctgtccgtttacatttgttcgtaaacactctagaggccacatttattgtccgatcttcatgaaacttggtcagaagcttcgtccctatgaaatctcggtcgagttcgaaactgggtcgtgccgggttaaaaactaggtcacaaggtcaaaaaaaagaaaaaacttgtatacactgtagaagtcacatttcatgtccaatctttatgtaactttgtgaaaatgtttgtcttaatgatatgttggttgagtttaaaagtccGTTGAAAAAtgtggccaccagtgggcggggcagttttccttttttggctatagagaaaccttgtaaacactctggaagtcacaatttttgcccaatcatcatgaaagttggtcaaaacattggttttattgatttctcggacgagttcgaaaatggtccagatcggtgaaaaaacatggccgccagtgggcggggcatttttctctatatgtatatggtgaaaacatgtgaacactctagaagtcacatttttggtccaattttcatgaaatttggtcagaacatttgtttccttgatacgagagttgagttggaaaatggttccagtcagttgaataacatggctgccggggggggggggcagttttcttatatttatatagtaacaagaaatatctttaaaaaagatatacggcgttgattgtggttggttttggtgaaaggtaaagaattcaatgaatgagatcaaagatagggAATGTCTTTTtatgtgcagttcttagctgcatgaCACGCAGTACAGGATGTTATGCGGAGTTTTCGCgtcttattttacattattacatattgcgggtcataagtctgtctgtctgtccgtcataaacctatagatacaaaacagaaaaccaaaagaagaatggaagtgtaattaaaacattaaggcAGCCAGCCACacacgaagtatccgtacatattttaaatattcatacgtgcgttcttcgaacaaacctgttttagtggtttgttgattattaacagtatcgagaatcatctcgctcatgcttaatacattagtcaatatggtggaataattcttgttaaattaatcaaaaatattatttatcattttattgttgaaaacacaataagaatctaATAtggacataccataattatatcgctgtaTTTTCATTAagcatatttctggtctaaagaaaattccacagTCCAGGTTATATGCCAGATTCTTGAGTCAGATAGACTTCAGCCCTTATCAGCAATACAATAATGGTCTGGAGCTGTTAATGAAATAACATCCTGAGATTGACCCTTTGAGAAGGTTAACCCGAGAGAGTGATTTATTGCTGCTGACCATAAGTCTTCAAGATAACGCAAACACTTCACCTAGTTCACACGATAGTGTCTATATTGTATACCGGTAACGATTATTTCACTGGCCGGGAAGTgactggcgctggcaatcctctgaaaataaaaggtgcacgcacaaactgcattgatgtcgagagttgagtgtaaaactgttctatctatcaagccttttcattagagataaaattatttcatgcagtaaaacagtgttacaaagacgcgtccatgtttccaatgttctggtggtatgttcaaatcagccaattgaataaatgaagtgtattcattcgtatctagccgcgggaaattttatttaaattttattggatacttacaaaggtcaggtaaggtaaaaagctggcttatacagcttcgccgaaaaaagtttgtgaacactagaagtgacattatttgcccaatcatcatgaaacttggtgaaaagattggttttatatatctctcagatgagtttgcaaatggtcccgatgggtcaataaacatggctgccaagggtggggggcagttttccttatgtgacgaTATAGAGAGATCAAACATtatggaagtcacatattttgcttAACCATCGTGAagcttagtcaatacattggttttattgatttcttggataagttggaaaatggctcagattggtgaaacacactttttagctcacctgattgctcagttgaggttttaggattggtctttgtccgctgtccgtccgtgcacatttggtttgtaaacactctagcattcacatttctcaagcattctttatcaaagttactgaaagatctcagtcaagtttgatgataggtcaccatttaaaatcttacaaaaacaaaaacactccctacgccagagttttggttcaataatgatgaaacttgaccaggatgtttgtctggtcaatatctaggtcaagtttgacattaggtaaagattgaatgaaccgactcctctcaggtgagcgaactagggccatcttggccctcttgtgtAAAATCGTGTTTATGTGATAGTTCTAAAAgggaatatttttaaatgaatactCATTCAACAGTTAAGTAGTCTTAGTAACATGTATATGTGGTTACAGCCAAATGACACATGTGTTTGCATTCAAGTTGCCCCCTCccatatatattgtataatcTGGTATCATCTGACAAATCCGTTCtcattttattaacaattttGTTGAATACAGGACATGTATGTAATAAAACCACCAAAGCAGCATTGAATTTTCTACTGATTATAATACAATGCACAATTTTGGATTtacttgtaaaaatatttttatttgtactgatattaaataattttttatgatataactggtatcgaaaataaaatgatgttCAGGCTTTATAATTTCCATTTAGACTGTATAGCGACtctttttacaaattaaattttaatttgttttatgttcAAGATATAATGTGTATTGCATAATATTTATTTCggtgtttatgtcaaatgttacTGACCTGAGCACAATATGCTCATGAGGAGCGCATGTGATGGCCTTTCTTCCATCGGATATCATCTGTATTCCTAAGGCGACTTTTATTGGTGAATCTTCATGGACATGATGAAAAGGACCATATGATTACTATGTGATTTCTACAtggggtccaaaactaggtcatttGGTAAAAAATAGAGAAAATGCTGTCTGGAAGTCACTTGAAATATGATGAGAACATatgtttttatgaatttttgtaaaaattgaaaatgGTTCATGACGGTGTCAAACAGCCAGAAGAAGTGCAGTCTCCCTGTGATGTGTTTGGAATCCTGTAAGTTACAAACCGTCTCAGAACAAATCTGTTCCTTCTGGTCTAAAGTGAGCCATCTATGGTCGTTTAGTCCCATTAATTCATGTGTTGCGTGTATAAAACTTGGACCCTTAAGTTGGACATGCTTACAATTTGTGTATAAAACTTGGACCCTTAAGTTTGACATGCTTACaatttacattaattattttattttgtctttaGCGTTGTAGATTTCAGAATGTAATAAGTTAGTTGTGTTATATATAGTTCCATTTTATGCAATACTTACACCTTCTTTAAGCCGGTTCATTATTTCCATGCTTAAAGTGCACAGTCTATACAAATAATGCATTGGATTATAACGTTTACAAACGTTAATTTGATTCTTATTGTACATCAATAAATGAAATACACATAATCAAAATGATTGGAGTTGGATTACTTATTTTCGACTGAATTTGACATGCTGTGAATCAAGTATCCTTGTAATTTCAATGTTCAACGGTCAAAATAGTAGTGGAAGCTGTGGAGTCAATGCATTCTCCATtaccaattgaccagtcgccaaagtatcgatcgctccgcccacagttttcgatcagccaatcagatatcgatttttcacacacccctcagcaacgcttatctggccgccattttgtccgacaaacaaagcgtgtatatggaatggacgtaatttttaagagtttacacagattttatatcaaatgcatgaccattactgttcgatcattattcaaaatgtaggtgctatacatactttataaaaggttattattttatctttatttcatgaacaaaggttattattttatctttatttcttgaacatatgaacgagtaatgagaaaacgaacacaataaatagtttaaccacaacagttgtgtgttctataaaacgtgttataccgtttgatgcacaatattaagcagttttggcaacataataattgccacacgtgcttattaatctcagcgtaattgtcgatgattaataaatgacagtatgttgcgtggatctcagaatgaaggaacattaaggcattgttaggtactgtacacaataaaagaaaactatttaattacttaaatgatttccaattaaataataattatttattttctgtggatcataaacaagggaaatcattataaattgctaacttaaatattgttttaactaaagtaaaaacaaccaAAAGGTGTTTTCAACGCGGCTTAGTCAGCTTatttaaagcgacttcaagtgtaaaatgtacgacttataatacaacaacaatttctaatacaacatatattgatacggggagaaatgtgaaaattgcaattaacatataagggccatcttgttataaataaacaaatgcataatatgctaaatgtattcaattcgaatgttcgttaacagcaccgtaataccaacatttcatttttcgatggtgaaatgtaacaggttcgcattaaaaataaatgaaataaaatgcatattagactacctgttaatgaaaccacgaaattaggcctgtattaaattatgattacaatcaaaatttaattaatatctaaataaaaaaatcggtgtctttttaaaaatttaaacatttttactaaacaaaaaaaaaacgtcatgatatggatgtgtcatttgcatttaataaaaatatttcacaattatatatgaatagccaccggattcactgtcagacggtttaatacaagttcaaaatcaatatgaaataaatgctcatttttacaacggatttttcatcaactcccgataatatgtataagaaacgtttctgatagtcagtctgccgttaactcatttatttttattacgctatttctctctaaagcatttatgattatatttaagttttacaaagcagtttaatttagtgtgcggctttaatactttatattatagaaaagagcatgatacatcgttacaaatatagtatttcactgacgtaatccgctataattgcgatctgcttgtcagagttttctaatcactagaccacgtgactatgtgggctgagcgatcgataatttggcgactggtcaattgtttCAAAACGCATCATGGACAAATCAGATAAAAACTTATGGTGGTGTTAAAGCTCTTCGATGTGAAAACTCATTAGCAGTAAATGATCTCGTTTTGTGTCGTGTTTTCTTTCCCATACACATGTGCTAAAAACTATACACTTTTTTGTGACATAAACGCATACCCCCATTCAGAAAAAATAAGATGTGTACAGTACTGTATGAGTATGTTTTTTTCATTCCTTTACCACTCAATCCACATTTGATATCCCAAGCTGTGAGTCAGTAGACAGACAGTAAGATCCCCTTTTAATCAGCAGTCAACTGATTGACAATGTCTTGCAATGGTAAAAAGCGTCTTTAATTTGTGTGCTTTACGTGCCAGGCTTTTAACTTATACACGGTTACCCTCAATAGCTCTTAAAGAATGTACACAAAATACGAATACATCAGTGTCTGGGCCATTAACAACGCTATAAGTGACACTAGTTACCAGCTTCGTCGTTGTTTTATGTCAATGCATCCATTTGACAGAATCGTAGTTTGTGACCTGACAGCATTATTTATCTAGAACTCCATTTAAAgtcaatttttattttctttgagaGAAGACCTTCATTAAccttcatgaaataaaaaaatgtaattgtattaaataagGTGCTACTATAGCGGAACcgctgtttaaagtttaaatttttattaaacgGATCGAAAAGGCTTTGTAAATCGGTTTGTGTTCTTTAAGAGCTTACCGGTATTTAAAatgcaattcaaatttacaaagaaAACTGCAATAACCCCTTCTTACTCGCTTGGCACCTCTCTAAGCAAATCAATTTCGAATTTTGGTACTCTGGCCAGGCAATTAACTATTTGAAATGAGACACATTCATTGCATGTAAACtttgaatacaaattggcgactgtggatcagtAATCAGTTTcataatattcatttattaaggCCTAATGAAATAATTTAATCCAGACTCATCATAAGACATAATGCATCGAAAGTTTGTCATGGAAgcaattgtgttatttatagttttatttatagaAAGTTGTAGAAAACAATACCCTGCATGGTGATCTACATTGTTTTGGTCTCGTTACTCGTTAGCTATGCAACTAACATACTAAAGATGAGGCATCTAATGGTAAAAAGTGAGTTGCCATCCCTGATAGACATCTGATAATAAACTTGCAGGACAGCTAACTTACGCATACCGGATCCCAAAGCGAGCTGAACCTTCATCTTCTTGTCCAGTGATTAAAATAGCAATAAACCTGGCGAACACAACtgtatcatattttttttcacatcTATTTTTCACGTTGAACATGTAATGTTCACACCTTAAAGATACAtcattcagtatttaaaataattgaacattacGTAATGTGTCGGACACAAATTAATAGtgtgttttattacaaaattttaaaataatattttgaatcaAACTTAAACGTATAAGTATATTTAAAGTTCTCTTGGGATTATAAACAAGAACAAACTAagaatttgttgtttatttgtttgtttgtattaatgtagttttatttgtaatttttcgACTAAAAAGTAATGAAAAAATTGAGAAAACAAAGTCAGTAGAGTACACCCTTTAAACTTCCGAAAAATACAAACGACCGTTGTTTAAAACGTACAATGATTACACTGTTATAACATAATATTACTTGTAGGAAATTATATAAGTCCCAATATTGCAAACAGTACAAATGGATAGTTGGTTTAACAATAATGACAAAATAAAAGATTTATCTGTATATAAATATCACTGAGCATATTGACTCTATGTctgtaacattgttattaaacaTTGTCCTCTGAGTACGTCTCTTGATTAACGTGTGCAACACTGATTGCATTGGGTTTCGGCTTGATGCAATTGTACACCAGTAACATGACCGTGTCTACCATGCTCAGGAATGCCATGCTTAAAAACACGAACCCGTTCATGAAGGTCATGGTCTGCGAGTAAACGCCATTGAAAGCGATAGAGCCCACGAGGCTGCTAATTACTTCGAACACGGCCACGCCTGCGAACATAGCCCCTTGCTTGTCCGCTGGAGTAATATTGGACATCATGCCGCGTATCATCGGTATCATAAGAAAAGAGAACACACCTAAAATTGGTACGAAGTAGATTACCAACGTGCTCTGCGCCAGACCCTCAATGATGTATGAAATTGTTAGAGACACGGTGCTTATTATTGCGATCACTTGGTTGGAGAGACAGATCTGCAGCAGCGGCAGAGCGCCCAGACCGATGATGCTTTGCGCGGCATGCCTTGCTGTCATAAACAATCCGATCTTTGAGGGCCCCCAGCAGAACGGCTGTCCCAGAAAGTACAGCGTTTCAATGCTGGTCCTACTCATTGCTGTAACTGTTGCGAACCAGAAAGAAAGCATTAGCAGAATGTACCTTGCTCGCTGTCCTTTCATCTCTTTGCTGACGTAGAAATCGGTAACTCGCTTGATATTCTGGAAGATTGATCGTGCTTTTTGCCGATTGTGTTTAGCAATACTCTCTGGAATTATCAGTAAAAGCAAGAAACTGAAGAAACACATACCGACGCATATGAAAGACGTTTTGGAAAAGCCCAGTCCCAATGTTTCCACAAAATACCCGGATAAATAAGGTGCTACTATAGCGGAACCCATGACCACGCACTCGATTACTACAATCCCAATTATTCTGTGTTCATCCGTGTATGTCATGTCTGCAACAAACGCGAACACGGCCGAAAAAAGCCCGAATGCTCCACCGGTACACCCTAAAACTATGTTTGCCACCACCACCCACACTGGCGACCAGTCAAAGGTCACAATCAGTGAAATCATACCTGATTTGAAAAACGTGCCGAATATTGTCAATAGAATAAGAAACTTTCTTCCAAACGAGTCTGTGTATGCGGTGATAACGATATTCATGAACGCCATTGGTACGCTCTCGCCCAGGTTGTAAAAGATTAACCAGTTTGCAGACTGTTGTTGCACCTGTTTGTATTGCTGGTATTCCAATGACGTTTTATCACTGTTGCCGCATGCGCTAACGTTGGCGTCCAGGGAGCTGTTTGGAAAGTACTGCTCTTTCATTCTCGCCTGTGTCCACTCGTTCAACACGTACGTATATATTTGCGATCCAACGAACAGAGTGAACAATGAAGGCAGAATAAGAAAATGGCGCCATGTTGGCTTAGTGGTTTGGTCGCCCACTTTAAGCAATGTTTCCTTGCTGGACATATTCCGTAGATCTATAATGCCTTGACGCAACGCTGAATAAAACCATATACACGCACTCTACTACTACATTTACACATAATGTATGTTATTGATAGACTTTAATTATATCCGACTTTCACGACGACCAACGACCGAGTTAATGCATAAAAGATAACAGGTGAATATGCATGTGATGAGAAAGCGTTATCAAGTGATGTTGAGAAATGTGGGTCATCGGAACGAGGAGGTGCAGACACGGGACTGCACCTGTACACCAATTATATTGATTGAGTTTTTATTGATGGGGTGTACATAAGTCTCTCCCGTGAAtctaaatattctaaataaacaaCAGCTAGGTAGTATTAACCAATAACATTCTGGACAGCCTTCATTTGCAtttggtttaattgtatttattaagaTATGTACAATTTTGAACATGATTTATCAATTACATTCATGCAATAGTGGATAAGAAAACTAGTTACTAAACACTTACTAgtatataaagtgttgtccatagATTAAATAGTACGATTAAAAAATTAGGACATGACACCAGTTTTAGCAAATTATCCATTGGTTGCGAATGATACGGCGTTTGTACATTCACGGTTCATGAAGTgatgaaacattatattaagaTATGTATTAGGTAGAGAATGGATTAAGAGAGTAAGACTGAGTTACAAGGTTTCGAACAGTAACGTTAGAAAGACAACATCAAATAATATGTGCTGTTTCCAGTGAAGTTATTATGAGAAACGTTTTTAAAAGACAATATATCGTTGGTCATTTAGAATGTTTGATTAGTTTTGCTCAGGTGTAAGGTATTCACACCCTTGAAgtaatttgtttcttttaaaagGACACGTCATATTTCAAAACAGATTATCCCGAAGAAGTTCATGGTGCGGAATATTTAGAAGGAAATATTTGACAGTTTCAATATATCTTCATGAGACAAAAGGACTACTAATGATTTTCCGGATAGGTCGTTATTGAGTGAACTGCGTTGAAATGGAAATCTTACGTGAACGATTTGACCAGCGCCTGCGACTATATTTAATAGTTCAGAAGTTTTGTGATATTTCTGCAAAGAGAGGCTTTAAAAGAGGACAATGTGGGACATTGTTACGGGTTTATTGAAAGGTCATCATACAATCATATAGCTGGAAGAAATTAGCACCGATATGATTCACTTCTTGACTAAATACCGATGCCCTATTTCTACGGTCGTAGCGGTTTTGTCGGTGAAGGGGTTTGAGATTTTAGAGGTATTCGGGGCATATTATGTGTTTCATTTTGTTAATACGTCTGTGACAATATGCCAGGACTGCGTCTCCATATTCATCAGAATGTATATTCTTAAAATGTACCTATTCAttacttcaatatattttatttggttgctataaacaatgtatatacaaTATGCTGTGAAACTGTACTTAATTCCGATTGCTTGCTGTATATATGTTCTGCTCATCTACCCTGgaggaaataaaagtatatatatatatatatatatatatatatatatatatatatagccgcAGATGTGGGCGCAGTTCATAAACGCAAGGTGTTAAACTTTCGTTACTGGTACATTATCAAAAAAGAGTGTTGGATGTATTGATTTATTTCGTTTTCAGGAGAATACCGTTGATTCGGTTTTAGAAAGATGAAATGCGACATTACCAGGGCATACACATGGTTTAGATTATGTTCGGCTAATGTCAGAGGGCGTTTCAATGACAATATCCATACTTGCATATTCAACAAATAGCCATATTTCGAGTTAAAAGTGTCAATTATTTCGTTTACGTAGACAAGAACGAGCAGATGCCAGATAATCAAATTTTGTGTAACACCTGCGGAGATTGTGAACCATGAAAAATAAGAGTGAGCAAAAAGACGCGTTGATAGCGTTGCGATTGATAGGAATTAAATAAAGTGAGAAGCTTATGTTTTATACCCAATTATTATAGCTTGAAGAGTATTCCACGGTGCCATACTCGATCAAATGCCTTTGAAATATCGCAAAGGACTGCTCGTACTTCCTTACCGGTATGCATTGATTTGCAGATATCAGTGTAAATATATGTACGCTGGTTCATAGTGGAATCACCTGTGATAAAAGTGATACAACCGGATTGATGAGAAGTACAGGTAACTAAATTGTTtgcgaaataaaatatataaaaaagattCTGTACACAACGTTTCATAACTTTTCCAACGAAGCCAAATATTGGTCTATAGTTTGCTGGATCTGATggattaagtttttttttatagatatacaCGTATGTTACGTTTGCCAGCTTCCAGGATGGATGAAAAGTTGATGGGCTTAAACGAGTTTTGAAACTTTTTTAAAAACGGAGGGCTAGTTCGTCACAACCTTTGCGTAGGAGTTCGGGCTAAATAGATAAGGTCCACTGGTTTTGGATGGATTCATGGACTGAATTGCATAAATAATGTCCTGAGTCAGTATTGATGTGTTTGCAAGGCTGTAATGGAATGCGCTGCGACAAAGGATGACTTGCAGAAGTATTCATTTAGAAGTTCACATTTAGCTACGTAAGAAGAGATCGCGTATGAACGCCATAGCTATCGCATACGGACGTCAAAGATATCGCATGCGCGCGTCATATGAATCGCAGGCGCCGTCATAGCTTTTGCGTGCGCACGTAATAGAGACCACAAAACACACAATTTCCAATGTTCCCTTTATTCCACCGTAAAAAAAATCTggttaaaatcaataaaactaCTGTTTTTACTCACGTGTACATACACAAAAAAGCAATTATTTGTTACATGTGTATGAAAACTGATGTTTAAAGAGAATTTATTTGGATTTATTGAGACAGTATATCTTTATATTTCAGTTAAAATAACTTTTGATTAATTCCAAATTAGCTgcttgatttgtttgttttttacacgCGCTAAGACATAAGACAGGTGATCAGGTGCACGATGTCAGATATCAACGGCTTTTTTCCCCGTCTAACACCAATATCTGGTTGCTCCTGAGATATAAATACATTTCGCGAAGGAAAGTAATTTCTGAAAAATCGTTATATCTTTCTCCATGGAGTTCCTTAGCAAATATTGATCTCCGTTTTTACAGCAATTTAATCTAAACAGCTGTAGTCATAGTAACATGTACAATGTaatcttattaataagaacatgtACAGAAAGATGTTCGATATATGGTTATGACAAGGGTCTATTGTAGAATGGATATTTCTGGAAGCTTAATTGTCATTCTCTTTTATGTAACGTTTAAAAAGAACACTACTTTTGCCGTCGTGAGAACATACATAAAGAAAATGAGGcacttagttttcgtttattatcatgaaaatgtttttataacGATTTGCTTAAATGAATATTACTTATAAAAGATTGCGGTAAGAATTGTAGCACTGAAAGATTTATATACCTTGgaattgttttcttttataagCATTTTATTACCTATtactattaaataacattttattatatatcatCTATGTATAGATAAAGTTGATCCAAAATTCATAAATGTAACTCATATGAAATTCAAGAACAAGAATGAAACTCTATTActtgtttaagtatttaatataaCTAAGACAAATTACATGCTTGGGATCATATGAGAAAATAATTACACACCCCTTTGGACTTGACGATTATTAACATATGTTGAGAGCTGTctattatatttctttaaaagaaatataagtaTTGAttctaaaacaattatttttgaaagttctgtTAACAAGAAAATCAGAATATGATGTACATGtactatattaaaatattaagcaATATATTTTCATGTACACGTAGAAGATTTTAATTAGTCCAAATATTTACGGTGTGAAATACAGTAAAAAATGATCACAT carries:
- the LOC127866218 gene encoding solute carrier family 46 member 3-like: MSSKETLLKVGDQTTKPTWRHFLILPSLFTLFVGSQIYTYVLNEWTQARMKEQYFPNSSLDANVSACGNSDKTSLEYQQYKQVQQQSANWLIFYNLGESVPMAFMNIVITAYTDSFGRKFLILLTIFGTFFKSGMISLIVTFDWSPVWVVVANIVLGCTGGAFGLFSAVFAFVADMTYTDEHRIIGIVVIECVVMGSAIVAPYLSGYFVETLGLGFSKTSFICVGMCFFSFLLLLIIPESIAKHNRQKARSIFQNIKRVTDFYVSKEMKGQRARYILLMLSFWFATVTAMSRTSIETLYFLGQPFCWGPSKIGLFMTARHAAQSIIGLGALPLLQICLSNQVIAIISTVSLTISYIIEGLAQSTLVIYFVPILGVFSFLMIPMIRGMMSNITPADKQGAMFAGVAVFEVISSLVGSIAFNGVYSQTMTFMNGFVFLSMAFLSMVDTVMLLVYNCIKPKPNAISVAHVNQETYSEDNV